In Bacillus pumilus, the sequence AACGCCTGAGCAGGATAGTGCCATGAAGCTCCAAGACCTTGAAGCGTATTTGACGAAGCTGGATCAGCTGAAACAAGAGTACAAAGGACAATTAATAGTAAAAACTGGGCTTGAGGTTGACTATATCAAAGAGTATGAAGAGGAAACAAGTGCCTTTTTAGACTGCTACGGCCCAGAACTAGATGACGGCATTTTATCTGTTCACTTTCTTCCTGCTGGCGATGAGTATATTTGTCTTGATTATGATGAACACGCCTTCCAGCAGCTGATGAACATCTATGGCAGCATCGAACAGGTCTATCGCAGCTACTACGACCAAGTCTATTCTTCTATTCTATCATTTTTAGGCGACTATAAGCCAAAGAGAATCGGTCATATCACCCTTGTCCAGAAATTCAAACAGCTTTTCCCATATGAGATGTCGCCTGAACTCTGTCAAAAGGTCACCCTTTGTCTTGAAGAAACGGCAAAAAAAGGCATGTCCTTAGATTTTAATACATCGGGTCTTCGTAAAACATATGCCAGAAGTATCTATTTAGATCAATGGATGATTGATCTTGCAAAACAGAAAAAAATTCCGCTCATATTCGGGTCTGATGCCCATCAAGCGGAAGATCTCGGGTATGCTTATGATCAATTTGAAGACATTATGAGTTTCAGATGAGGATCTAATGTCGGCTCTTTTGGTTCTAGTAAATGATGAAGCGAGCGGCTCAGTTCCTTAAAGTACATCTGATAGAAGTACGGCTCACTTGGATTCAAATAAAGCACCTCTGTTAAATATTGCGGCTGCAAATATGGCATCATCAGAAGTGATTTCAGCTGAATCATAAAGGATGAGAGTGAGAGCTGCTCACAAATGACATGGGTGCTTTTTCCTTTTTCAATGATGAGCTGAAACAAATATTTTTCCTTTGTTAAATATGTTGACATGATTTCTCTGATGAGCGTCGAATCAATCGTCACCTCTCGATAAACGAAACGGGTTAATTGACGGTGCTTGTGCTGATAAGATAAAATATCAAAAACCACATGAAGTAAACACTCTTTTGCGTGACGGGTTTCCATGTGATGGATGTGCGATTCAATCATATGAATGTAGCCTTCATAAAAGTCGGATACGAGCTGCTCTAGCAGCCCTCCTTTTCCTTGAAAGTAATAAGATATGTGGGCAACGTTGACGTTTGCTTCCTTCGCAATCTCACGGACAGAGGTTCCAGAAAATCCTTTTTGGTTAAAAAGTCTGATGGCAGCTTCAATAATACGGTCTTTTGTTTGCACGGTTGTTGATGTTTTCATCCGCTCACCCCTCTTCATGTGTACATACTTCAAGATGAAGGCGGAAGTTCCTTTTACAATTGCTCGACAAATCCCACATGCGAGACGCAAGTTATGTATTTTTGAGATAGAAAGTAGGAGATTTTCATGTTTCATGTCGAAAAACAGTCTGGCGACTCATCGAAAGACTATCAATTGCTTGTCAAACAAGTAGAAGCCATTACAGATGGTGAACCTGATCTTATTGCCAATCTGGCGAATGCTGCGGCGTTGTTGTATCACTCACTCCCTGAAGTGAACTGGGCAGGGTTTTATTTGGCAAAAGACGGCGAGCTTGTGCTTGGGCCGTTTAACGGACTGCCTGCATGCGTACGCATCCCTTCTGGAAAAGGCGTTTGCGGCACAGCATTTGCAACAGGTGACGTGCAGCGTATCGCTGATGTGCATGCATTCCCTGGACATATTGCATGTGATGCAGCATCGCAATCTGAGATTGTCATCCCGCTCAAAGTGAATGGGCAAATCATTGGGGTTCTCGATATCGACAGCCCAGTGAAAGACCGCTTCAGTAAAGTAGATGAGACGTACTTAGTTCAATTTACAGAGGTTCTCCAACAGGCGTTATCCGTCTCTACGGATGCGTAATCATGCAGGAAAAGCAGGCAGATTGTCTGCTTTTTCTCTTTTTCGTCGCCTGAATAGGATTGTCTCCCTCTAAATAGGTTGACTTCTCCTTTTCAGCGTCATATAATAGACTTTGTGTGAAATATGGCAGCCTTTTTGTTCGGCTTTTTTGTATCATTTTGTTCCTTCTATATGGAGGTGCATCTTGTAACTCCCTGCTGCTGGAGCGAGGATGCATGAAAACATAATGACGAAAAAGAGGAAGAACAGACGGTTTTTATTTTTCACAAATAAAAACAATAAGGAGGAGTCACATTATGGCTCGCTATACAGGTCCAAGTTGGAAGATTTCCCGCCGTTTAGGCATTTCATTAAGCGGAACAGGTAAGGAACTTGAAAAACGCCCTTACGCTCCAGGCCCACATGGTCCAGGACAACGCAAAAAACTATCTGAATATGGTTTACAATTACAAGAGAAGCAAAAGCTTCGTCACATGTACGGTGTCAACGAACGTCAATTCCGTACACTATTTGACAGAGCTGCTAAACTTCCTGGTAAACAAGGTGAAAACTTCATGATCCTTCTTGAAACTCGCCTTGACAACCTAGTATACCGTCTTGGCCTTGCTCGTACTCGCCGCCAAGCTCGTCAGCTAGTGAACCATGGTCACATCCTTGTTGATGGAAGCCGTGTAGATATCCCATCTTTCTCTGTAAAACCAGGTCAAACGATTGCTCTTCGTGAGAAATCTCAAAACCTAACAGTTGTGAAAGAATCAGTTGAAGTAAACAACTTCGTTCCTGAATACCTTTCTTTCGATGCTGAAAAGCTTGAAGGAACTTTCACTCGTCTTCCAGAGCGTTCTGAATTAGCGCCTGAAATCAGCGAACAACTAATCGTTGAGTTCTACTCTCGTTAATTTCATTGCTCTCTAAGAGAGAGCAAAAAAACCCTAGATCCCTTGATTGTTCAAGGTGGTCTAGGTTTTTTTGTTTGGGTTACTTCTTTAAGAGCGAACACCTTATCCCGCCAAAAGAAAAAGAGAACTGCGATTATCCTTTACCCTTTTTCATTTTTTCCTTATAATTACATGTGTTAAAAATTTTTAAAACAATGACGAAAGGAAAAGGTAGGGAAAAACAATTTGTCGATCATCTCATTTATATTAGTACTTCTGCTCATTTCAATTGTTATCTACGCGATAATGAGAAAAACAAAGGTTGTCGATGAACCGCCTGGAGCTATCATAGGGGTTCTCCTCATTTTACTCATCTTTTTTTCGCTTAGTTTTGTAATGATCATTCCAAGTACCGTACTTTATATCGTTTCATTAGGAGTGAACTTTCTTTTTGGGGAATATATCACCTATGATTCATTTTTTTCATTGTTGATCTTCTCTTTATTGGTCAGTGGGATTATTCTTTTTTGGTCGATCTTTTTAGCATTCATTGGTAAAGGAATTTCCTCCTTGCTAAGATTCCCCAAATGGGTCGAGTTTATAATAGAATTTCTACTCTCATGGATCGTTGTGCATTTCTCAGTTAAGTTTGTGCTCAATATGAAAATAGTGAACGTCTCCATTTGGGAGTATGGTACATTGATTTTATCCTTCTTTGTCAGTTTTTTATTTATTGGAATTGATTTCGTATACTCAGGTATTG encodes:
- the hisJ gene encoding histidinol-phosphatase HisJ yields the protein MLKQDAHLHTPFCPHGSLDPFHSYIEKAIKKGFDSITFTEHAPLPPSFRDPTPEQDSAMKLQDLEAYLTKLDQLKQEYKGQLIVKTGLEVDYIKEYEEETSAFLDCYGPELDDGILSVHFLPAGDEYICLDYDEHAFQQLMNIYGSIEQVYRSYYDQVYSSILSFLGDYKPKRIGHITLVQKFKQLFPYEMSPELCQKVTLCLEETAKKGMSLDFNTSGLRKTYARSIYLDQWMIDLAKQKKIPLIFGSDAHQAEDLGYAYDQFEDIMSFR
- the refZ gene encoding forespore capture DNA-binding protein RefZ, which produces MKTSTTVQTKDRIIEAAIRLFNQKGFSGTSVREIAKEANVNVAHISYYFQGKGGLLEQLVSDFYEGYIHMIESHIHHMETRHAKECLLHVVFDILSYQHKHRQLTRFVYREVTIDSTLIREIMSTYLTKEKYLFQLIIEKGKSTHVICEQLSLSSFMIQLKSLLMMPYLQPQYLTEVLYLNPSEPYFYQMYFKELSRSLHHLLEPKEPTLDPHLKLIMSSN
- a CDS encoding GAF domain-containing protein, whose product is MFHVEKQSGDSSKDYQLLVKQVEAITDGEPDLIANLANAAALLYHSLPEVNWAGFYLAKDGELVLGPFNGLPACVRIPSGKGVCGTAFATGDVQRIADVHAFPGHIACDAASQSEIVIPLKVNGQIIGVLDIDSPVKDRFSKVDETYLVQFTEVLQQALSVSTDA
- the rpsD gene encoding 30S ribosomal protein S4: MARYTGPSWKISRRLGISLSGTGKELEKRPYAPGPHGPGQRKKLSEYGLQLQEKQKLRHMYGVNERQFRTLFDRAAKLPGKQGENFMILLETRLDNLVYRLGLARTRRQARQLVNHGHILVDGSRVDIPSFSVKPGQTIALREKSQNLTVVKESVEVNNFVPEYLSFDAEKLEGTFTRLPERSELAPEISEQLIVEFYSR